Proteins from one Malaya genurostris strain Urasoe2022 chromosome 2, Malgen_1.1, whole genome shotgun sequence genomic window:
- the LOC131427444 gene encoding cytochrome b5-like isoform X3 — MPVLFVMAALKQYSLAEVAKHNTQQDLWFVIDDKVYDVTKFQTEHPGGEEVLFESAGKDATNEFNDVGHSTDAKKQMKQYLIGEIIEAERKKKPAMPDTDSSSPSGSWFSSLKSKLFG; from the exons TTTTGTTTGTGATGGCTGCTCTTAAACAATATAGCTTGGCCGAAGTAGCGAAGCATAATACCCAACAGGATTTGTGGTTTGTAATCGATGATAAGGTGTACGACGTTACCAAATTTCAAACAGAG CATCCTGGCGGAGAGGAGGTATTATTCGAATCCGCTGGCAAAGATGCGACGAATGAATTCAATGATGTTGGCCACAGTACAGATGCAAA GAAACAAATGAAACAATATCTTATTGGTGAGATCATTGAAGCTGAGCGGAAAAAGAAACCGGCTATGCCTGA TACTGACTCATCATCACCATCTGGATCCTGGTTTAGTTCCTTGAAGTCTAAGTTGTTTGGTTAA
- the LOC131427444 gene encoding cytochrome b5-like isoform X1, with protein MPVLFVMAALKQYSLAEVAKHNTQQDLWFVIDDKVYDVTKFQTEHPGGEEVLFESAGKDATNEFNDVGHSTDAKKQMKQYLIGEIIEAERKKKPAMPECQRMAIIAGSALVIGLGLVLIYKALKK; from the exons TTTTGTTTGTGATGGCTGCTCTTAAACAATATAGCTTGGCCGAAGTAGCGAAGCATAATACCCAACAGGATTTGTGGTTTGTAATCGATGATAAGGTGTACGACGTTACCAAATTTCAAACAGAG CATCCTGGCGGAGAGGAGGTATTATTCGAATCCGCTGGCAAAGATGCGACGAATGAATTCAATGATGTTGGCCACAGTACAGATGCAAA GAAACAAATGAAACAATATCTTATTGGTGAGATCATTGAAGCTGAGCGGAAAAAGAAACCGGCTATGCCTGA aTGCCAACGAATGGCCATCATTGCAGGTTCGGCTTTAGTAATCGGTCTAGGCCTGGTTTTGATCTACAAGGCATTGAAGAAGTGA
- the LOC131427444 gene encoding cytochrome b5-like isoform X2 produces MAALKQYSLAEVAKHNTQQDLWFVIDDKVYDVTKFQTEHPGGEEVLFESAGKDATNEFNDVGHSTDAKKQMKQYLIGEIIEAERKKKPAMPECQRMAIIAGSALVIGLGLVLIYKALKK; encoded by the exons ATGGCTGCTCTTAAACAATATAGCTTGGCCGAAGTAGCGAAGCATAATACCCAACAGGATTTGTGGTTTGTAATCGATGATAAGGTGTACGACGTTACCAAATTTCAAACAGAG CATCCTGGCGGAGAGGAGGTATTATTCGAATCCGCTGGCAAAGATGCGACGAATGAATTCAATGATGTTGGCCACAGTACAGATGCAAA GAAACAAATGAAACAATATCTTATTGGTGAGATCATTGAAGCTGAGCGGAAAAAGAAACCGGCTATGCCTGA aTGCCAACGAATGGCCATCATTGCAGGTTCGGCTTTAGTAATCGGTCTAGGCCTGGTTTTGATCTACAAGGCATTGAAGAAGTGA